The Methylotenera sp. G11 genome includes a window with the following:
- a CDS encoding ABC transporter permease, producing the protein MRRIWNVYRLGIKELRSLGHDTILLVLIVWAFTGAIYAISTAASQELHNAPIAFVDEDQSNLSARMISAFYGPYFKKPVMISENQIDPGLDAGIYTFVVNIPPDFERDVVAGRSPDIQVNIDATRMSQAFIGAGYIQNIINGEISGFLQGFRKDATLPVSLNTHVKFNPNLSSAWFSSIMEIINNITMLSIMLTGAALIREREHGTLEHLMVMPLNAAEIILAKIWSMGLVVLVAAWLSLQFMVKGVLHVPVQGSIALFMCGVFLHLLATTSIGVFMGTVARNMPQLGLLMILTVLPLQMLSGGVTPRESMPIVVQSLMQAAPTTHFVSMAQAILYRGAGFEVVWPSFAAVFVIAVVFFTLSLALFRRSLASA; encoded by the coding sequence ATGCGGCGCATCTGGAATGTTTACAGGCTGGGAATCAAGGAGCTGCGCAGCCTCGGGCATGACACGATACTGCTGGTGCTGATCGTCTGGGCGTTTACCGGTGCGATTTATGCCATTTCAACCGCAGCTTCGCAGGAGCTGCATAATGCGCCGATCGCATTTGTTGATGAAGACCAGTCTAACCTTTCCGCACGCATGATCAGTGCTTTTTATGGCCCGTATTTCAAAAAGCCGGTCATGATCAGCGAAAACCAGATTGATCCTGGGCTGGATGCCGGCATCTATACCTTTGTCGTCAATATCCCGCCAGATTTCGAGCGTGATGTGGTGGCTGGCCGCAGCCCGGATATCCAGGTCAATATTGACGCCACGCGGATGTCGCAGGCTTTTATCGGTGCCGGGTATATCCAGAATATCATCAACGGTGAAATCTCGGGTTTCCTGCAAGGCTTCCGGAAAGATGCGACGCTGCCGGTCAGCCTGAATACACATGTTAAATTCAACCCCAATTTAAGCAGTGCATGGTTCAGCAGCATCATGGAGATCATCAATAACATTACCATGCTTTCCATCATGCTGACCGGCGCCGCGCTGATACGTGAGCGTGAACACGGCACGCTGGAGCACCTGATGGTGATGCCGCTGAATGCCGCCGAGATCATTCTCGCCAAGATATGGTCGATGGGCCTGGTGGTGCTGGTGGCAGCATGGCTATCGCTGCAGTTCATGGTCAAGGGCGTTCTGCATGTGCCGGTGCAGGGGTCGATCGCATTGTTCATGTGCGGCGTCTTTCTGCACTTGCTTGCGACGACTTCTATCGGTGTTTTTATGGGGACGGTTGCCCGCAATATGCCTCAGTTGGGATTGCTGATGATACTCACGGTGCTGCCGCTGCAGATGCTGTCGGGCGGCGTGACCCCCAGGGAAAGCATGCCGATCGTGGTGCAGAGCCTGATGCAGGCTGCGCCAACCACGCATTTTGTCAGCATGGCACAGGCGATTCTTTACCGTGGCGCCGGTTTTGAAGTGGTATGGCCCAGCTTTGCCGCGGTTTTTGTGATCGCCGTGGTCTTTTTCACCCTGTCGCTGGCGCTATTCCGCAGAAGCCTGGCTTCTGCGTGA
- a CDS encoding PilT/PilU family type 4a pilus ATPase, which yields MAAIDISPVLKFMLDKGGSDLFFSTGASIHIEIEGDTIPINNQPMAPGMIKEIAYSLMSADQIREFESTLECNFALSKNDIGRFRVNVFRQRGEVGMVIRHIKTEIPSIDTLGLPAILKELVTRKRGLLLVVGATGSGKSTTLASMIDYRNETSNGHILTLEDPIEFVHPHKKSVVDQREVGIDTLSFENGLKNAMRQAPDVILIGEVRDMEGMKNALAYAETGHLCLATLHANNASQALERVISFFPEDGRAGLLLGMSMNLVGIISQRLVPGKQSKRVAATEVLINTPYMAELIQKQKMSEIKEIMGENTDIGMQTFDQSLFKLFSSGKIDEDNALANADSRNDLSLKIRFAAEGSRGGFSG from the coding sequence ATGGCAGCCATTGATATTTCCCCGGTTTTAAAATTCATGTTGGATAAGGGCGGTTCAGATTTGTTTTTCAGTACCGGCGCCAGCATCCATATCGAAATAGAAGGCGATACTATCCCGATTAACAACCAGCCCATGGCACCTGGCATGATCAAGGAAATCGCCTACTCGCTCATGAGTGCAGACCAGATCCGTGAATTCGAATCCACGCTGGAATGCAACTTTGCACTCAGTAAAAACGATATTGGCCGTTTCCGTGTCAACGTGTTCAGGCAACGCGGCGAAGTTGGCATGGTGATTCGTCATATCAAAACCGAAATCCCCTCCATCGACACATTGGGGTTGCCTGCGATCCTCAAGGAACTGGTAACCCGCAAACGTGGCCTGCTACTGGTAGTAGGTGCAACCGGCTCCGGCAAATCCACCACGCTGGCTTCGATGATCGACTACCGCAATGAAACTTCAAACGGGCATATCCTGACGCTTGAAGACCCGATCGAGTTCGTTCATCCGCACAAGAAATCCGTAGTGGACCAGCGCGAAGTCGGCATCGACACATTATCGTTCGAGAATGGCCTCAAAAACGCAATGCGTCAGGCGCCGGATGTGATCCTGATCGGCGAGGTACGGGATATGGAAGGCATGAAAAACGCACTCGCCTATGCCGAAACCGGGCACCTGTGCCTGGCGACCCTGCATGCAAACAATGCCAGCCAGGCGCTGGAGCGTGTCATTTCATTCTTCCCTGAAGATGGCAGGGCCGGCCTGCTACTGGGAATGTCCATGAACCTTGTCGGCATTATCTCGCAGCGTCTGGTTCCGGGGAAACAGAGCAAACGCGTGGCTGCGACCGAAGTCCTGATCAATACCCCTTATATGGCGGAGCTGATCCAGAAGCAGAAGATGAGTGAAATCAAGGAAATCATGGGCGAGAACACGGATATCGGCATGCAGACTTTTGACCAGTCTTTATTCAAGCTGTTTTCCAGCGGAAAAATCGATGAGGATAATGCATTGGCCAACGCAGATTCGCGCAATGACCTGTCACTGAAAATCCGCTTTGCAGCAGAAGGCAGCCGCGGCGGCTTCAGTGGCTGA
- a CDS encoding tetratricopeptide repeat protein, with protein MSQTLYLTAVNHHRAGQLAQAESLYQRVLQSNPAHADALHMLGVVFYQTGRAGQAVSAISQALKIHPKNTDYLNHYALSLRAASQPEAAVKSLQQAVLLQPKDLDIQFNLANTLLTLDRHEEAAGYYRRILRAMPKNDEVREALCHCLTSLGNQAHSLGDFARAEACFEEALQCNPHDAATLYNLGNAQRELGKPAEAARQYAKALQLTPDDADIYNNLGNVQRESGQLDLAIASYRQALALNPQLYHAKVHLVHQKQHICDWNDLDTEIAEIRNWVRTRPQAQISPFAFLAMPGTTAEEQKLCADNWVNNRYASLIEHGRQLNFQHQKKPGQEKIRIAYMSADFRLHPLAFLISELLELHDRSRFEIIGFSYGADDGTDARKRIEKAFDAFHDIRCLPEIDAARKIHDCDIDILVDLTGFTQNSRCGIVALRPAPVSVSWLGFPGTMGSFTKDGMVSLPLFDYLLTDHFITLPEAAGNYAEQLAALPHSYQPNDRKRPVDPIPPRADCALPDDAFVFCCFNQTFKITADFFNIWMRLLNAVPNSVLWLLDCNRWARQNLIEQAELYGIAAERLIFAPRVSLASHLARHTHADLFLDTLPYNAHTTCSDALWMGLPVLTCTGDTFASRVAGSLLKAAGLDELVTGSLKDYEAKALHLACNPQLLAPMRQKLIAEKMSSPLFDTASFARSLEAIYEDMWHAYFNRG; from the coding sequence ATGTCACAAACTCTATATCTCACCGCCGTCAACCATCACCGTGCCGGGCAGCTGGCGCAGGCAGAATCGCTTTACCAGCGGGTACTCCAGTCAAACCCGGCACACGCCGATGCGCTGCACATGCTGGGTGTCGTGTTCTACCAGACCGGCCGCGCAGGGCAGGCGGTCAGCGCGATTTCACAGGCTTTGAAAATCCATCCGAAAAACACGGACTACCTGAACCATTACGCGCTCAGCCTGCGAGCCGCCAGCCAGCCGGAAGCCGCAGTCAAAAGCCTGCAGCAGGCAGTGCTGCTGCAGCCTAAAGACCTGGACATCCAGTTCAACCTTGCCAACACCCTGCTCACGCTGGACCGCCATGAAGAAGCCGCCGGTTACTATCGCCGTATACTGCGTGCAATGCCAAAAAATGATGAGGTGCGCGAGGCTTTGTGCCATTGCCTGACCAGTCTTGGCAACCAGGCACACAGCCTCGGCGACTTCGCACGGGCTGAAGCCTGTTTTGAGGAGGCGCTGCAATGCAATCCACACGATGCCGCCACTCTTTACAACCTGGGCAACGCCCAGCGCGAACTCGGCAAACCGGCGGAAGCCGCCAGGCAGTATGCCAAAGCGCTTCAGCTTACGCCCGATGATGCGGATATTTACAACAACCTGGGCAATGTGCAGCGTGAATCAGGCCAGCTCGACCTCGCGATTGCCAGCTACCGGCAGGCACTGGCGCTCAATCCGCAGCTCTACCATGCCAAGGTGCATTTGGTTCACCAGAAACAGCATATCTGCGACTGGAATGACCTTGATACGGAGATTGCCGAAATCCGCAACTGGGTAAGAACGCGGCCACAAGCCCAGATATCGCCGTTTGCATTCCTGGCGATGCCCGGCACCACCGCAGAAGAACAGAAACTGTGTGCGGACAACTGGGTCAATAACCGCTACGCCTCCCTGATTGAACATGGCAGGCAGCTCAACTTTCAACACCAGAAAAAGCCTGGCCAGGAAAAGATAAGGATCGCTTATATGTCAGCGGATTTCAGGCTGCATCCGCTTGCGTTCCTGATCAGCGAACTGCTGGAACTGCATGACCGGAGCCGGTTCGAAATCATCGGTTTCTCTTATGGCGCGGATGATGGTACCGACGCCAGGAAACGCATAGAAAAAGCCTTTGATGCGTTTCATGATATCCGTTGCCTCCCTGAAATCGATGCCGCCAGGAAAATACATGACTGCGACATTGATATTCTGGTAGACCTGACCGGCTTCACACAGAACAGCCGCTGCGGCATCGTCGCTCTGCGCCCGGCGCCCGTGAGCGTCAGCTGGCTGGGGTTTCCGGGAACCATGGGCAGTTTCACCAAGGACGGCATGGTCAGCCTCCCCCTGTTCGACTACCTGCTGACGGATCACTTCATTACGCTGCCCGAAGCCGCCGGCAATTATGCAGAACAGCTGGCCGCCCTGCCCCACAGCTACCAGCCCAATGATCGCAAGCGCCCTGTCGATCCAATACCGCCACGCGCTGATTGCGCTCTGCCGGATGATGCCTTTGTGTTCTGCTGCTTCAACCAGACATTCAAGATCACCGCCGATTTTTTCAATATATGGATGCGCCTGCTCAACGCGGTGCCGAACAGCGTGCTATGGCTGCTGGACTGCAACCGCTGGGCCAGGCAGAACCTGATCGAACAGGCTGAACTGTACGGTATCGCAGCTGAGCGCCTGATCTTTGCGCCGCGTGTTTCCCTGGCAAGCCACCTGGCCCGGCATACACATGCTGACCTGTTTCTCGACACGCTGCCCTACAATGCACATACCACTTGCAGCGACGCGCTGTGGATGGGCTTGCCGGTACTGACCTGCACAGGCGACACCTTCGCCTCTCGGGTTGCGGGCAGCCTGCTCAAAGCAGCAGGTTTAGACGAGCTGGTGACCGGTTCGCTGAAGGATTACGAAGCAAAAGCACTGCATCTGGCCTGTAACCCGCAACTTCTTGCACCCATGCGGCAAAAGCTGATTGCGGAGAAAATGTCTTCCCCACTCTTCGATACCGCCAGCTTCGCCAGATCGCTAGAAGCTATTTACGAAGACATGTGGCATGCATATTTCAACCGGGGTTAA
- the mnmC gene encoding FAD-dependent 5-carboxymethylaminomethyl-2-thiouridine(34) oxidoreductase MnmC gives MAAKNAIVIGGGIAGCSTAYALAQRGLEVTLLERNAQIAGEASGNPLAMLYPRLNSSDSATEFALAAYLHSLRLYRSLGLPAADFDCCGMLQLGFNPKESARIRKVAAQGHASSIVEYADRTQASELAGIDIEHDALHFPDAAWVNPQQLCRRLTRHENITTATHENVFSIRKINDSFEVISNQNSVHTADIVVIANANSARQLYPELQLNIQAVRGQVSLVSATGASRPLQKIVCSDGYLSPATYRRHAEQLHCLGATFSNIAAGENTLGAFTVENQDHLANLEKLHHISGSLHAELKDHITGGRVSLRCAAMDYWPLAGQLLDAGKLNHAPPRANANAGSLPWVDGLYMNIAHGSKGFTTAPLCAELIACMALGQALPVPDALAGLLNPNRFQLRQMGLKRLAKMMPA, from the coding sequence GGCCTACGCACTCGCGCAGCGCGGCCTGGAAGTCACGCTGCTGGAGCGCAACGCGCAGATTGCCGGCGAGGCCTCAGGCAATCCGCTGGCGATGCTTTACCCGCGCCTGAACAGCAGTGACTCAGCCACCGAGTTTGCCCTGGCTGCTTATTTGCATAGCCTGCGGCTATATCGTTCATTAGGCTTGCCGGCAGCTGACTTTGATTGCTGCGGCATGCTGCAATTAGGTTTCAACCCCAAAGAATCGGCGCGCATCCGCAAGGTGGCGGCACAAGGCCACGCCAGCAGCATTGTGGAGTATGCAGACCGGACTCAGGCAAGTGAACTGGCCGGGATCGACATCGAACACGATGCGCTGCATTTCCCCGACGCAGCCTGGGTAAACCCGCAGCAGCTGTGCCGACGCCTGACCCGGCATGAAAACATCACCACCGCGACACATGAAAATGTGTTCAGCATACGCAAAATAAATGATTCGTTTGAAGTCATCAGCAATCAAAACAGCGTACACACGGCGGATATTGTCGTCATCGCAAATGCAAACAGTGCAAGGCAGCTGTACCCGGAACTGCAGCTCAACATTCAGGCCGTGCGCGGGCAAGTGAGCCTGGTCAGCGCCACCGGCGCCAGCAGGCCTTTGCAAAAGATCGTATGCAGCGATGGCTACCTCAGCCCGGCCACATACCGCAGGCACGCCGAACAGCTGCATTGCCTGGGAGCCACTTTTTCCAATATCGCCGCAGGTGAAAATACCCTGGGCGCATTCACCGTTGAAAACCAGGATCACCTGGCTAATCTCGAAAAACTGCATCACATCTCCGGCTCGCTGCATGCAGAACTTAAAGACCATATCACTGGCGGCCGTGTATCGCTGCGCTGTGCCGCGATGGATTACTGGCCGCTGGCAGGCCAGCTGCTGGATGCCGGCAAGCTGAACCATGCCCCGCCGCGCGCCAATGCAAATGCAGGCTCGCTGCCATGGGTCGATGGGCTATACATGAATATTGCCCATGGCAGCAAAGGCTTTACTACTGCACCATTATGCGCGGAGCTGATCGCATGCATGGCGCTCGGCCAGGCGCTGCCTGTTCCGGACGCGCTTGCCGGGCTGCTTAACCCCAACCGCTTCCAGCTCAGGCAGATGGGCCTCAAGCGCCTGGCAAAAATGATGCCTGCTTGA